In the genome of Mycoplasma seminis, one region contains:
- a CDS encoding PolC-type DNA polymerase III — MDYKNNNFKKLMDYLNISFLSSFADAEFNPNKLEFKRDANTGKIKYQKVFLSTKLPSWNDFEHMLKTCKKEKFWVEYDFEHLDLSNPEIIEYIKNIMQYDEELNGCELHQCLKTTASLYYNKDNNAWEFEHCKPEQKDQLEQQSFQLTAVMRNFGFKNFILLPKAVESVCTLDDNQIRNNFASVGKYYANEISEAASESGFNQKVQSRKFNEYRRNNKSKSYSNVDIQYVNSLDAEVVDIPVTVSGLVYKSDVIEKPEFKIYKFFISNYKDAIETSYFVNNSKAPDYIPSIGDYVEVYGVVNNPYSFKNDGGPLSKIIKAHFYTKIDNPRNNKQDNADFKRVELSAHSKMSTMDGILDPAEIIKIAEKYGHKAVTLIDSNGVQGFPEFFAAAKKSSVKPIYGASFDVIDKNHNFLLNYDGIDRDILTSQYVVLDIETTHLSAQYGELIEFGASVVIDGEIKETHQFFVKAKKPLSSTTINLTNITDAMLENEGYDLDAGLDKIYEIINNRICVAHNAHFDSHFIYQKFIQQNKPVPKTFFIDTLMISRYLFSEKRDHNLGAFCANLSVLYDSQVAHRADYDADVLAQAWIKSMYLLKDRGILTFKQLDSIQDTSIYSRTRSSQVTVLALNQTGLKELFNLVTLSLTERYFGSPKLFIEDIVKTPNILIGSGGLKSKLLDYCFYSSDIAIESWAQKFDYIEIPHIGALDHFDDAPDKFDAFEIKDTIVKMIRLAHKFNKIPVAIGDVRYEDKMDQNIFKCLVYSKGIGNASHFLFDYKKAQGQGIKIPDLSFYTTDEMLEAFSFLNNEELVNDLVINNPNAIADMVQDKIEVIHNDLYTPKFDNSKDKLYELVYKTAHEKYGEVLPELIEERLKKEITPILEYGFDVIYWISHKLVKKSLDNGYLVGSRGSVGSSLVATMSGITEVNPLPPHYVCPKCKKFQLANVEGVTSGFDLDDKKCEQCGIVMEKDGQTIPFETFLGFNADKVPDIDLNFSGDYQAEIHNEIKRLFGASHTFRAGTISTIKDKTAYGYVKKAVEEYGFNFTPSYIDFISSQMQGVKRTTGQHPGGIIIIPKEYDVEDFTPINYPADDISLDWKTTHFDFHAIHDNVLKLDILGHVDPTAIRMLERLTGLNVKKDIPKKDPKVMSLFNSTKALGIEPKDIGGEITGALGLPEFGTNFVRRMLYEAKAESFADLISLSGLSHGTDVWTGNAQSLIKERGMTLKDVISCRDDIMVYLINKGVDPLYSFKIMEKVRKGKGLTDEEVAQLQKDNVPDWYIESMKKIKYMFPKAHATAYVLMAWRIAWFKLYYPLEYYATYFTTRVEEFDLQILSNDHGGTKINKKIKELEETKNRKVKEENLLQTLEIARELYARGFNISNIDLTKSLATEWVVDREHKMLIPPFSAVAGLGEAVANKIIQGREESEYISKEDFKKRSGINNTLYKFLDEELKVLENLNETNQMKLF; from the coding sequence ATGGACTATAAAAATAATAATTTTAAAAAACTTATGGATTATTTAAACATAAGTTTTTTATCATCTTTTGCAGATGCTGAGTTCAATCCTAATAAGCTTGAATTCAAAAGAGATGCAAATACGGGTAAAATTAAGTATCAAAAAGTATTTCTTAGTACTAAATTGCCTTCTTGAAATGATTTTGAACACATGCTCAAAACTTGTAAGAAGGAAAAGTTTTGGGTTGAATATGATTTTGAACATTTAGATTTATCAAATCCAGAAATCATTGAATACATTAAAAACATTATGCAATATGATGAAGAATTAAATGGTTGCGAATTACATCAATGTTTAAAAACAACCGCTTCATTATATTACAATAAAGACAATAATGCTTGAGAGTTTGAACACTGTAAACCTGAACAAAAAGATCAATTAGAACAACAAAGTTTTCAACTTACTGCAGTGATGCGAAATTTTGGTTTTAAAAACTTTATTTTGCTACCTAAAGCAGTTGAATCTGTTTGTACTTTAGATGACAATCAAATCAGAAATAATTTTGCTTCGGTTGGAAAATATTATGCAAATGAAATTTCAGAAGCAGCAAGCGAGTCTGGTTTTAATCAAAAAGTACAAAGTAGAAAATTTAACGAATACCGTAGAAATAATAAGTCAAAAAGTTATTCAAATGTAGATATTCAATATGTTAATTCACTTGATGCTGAAGTAGTTGATATCCCAGTTACAGTTTCTGGATTAGTTTATAAAAGTGATGTTATTGAAAAACCGGAATTTAAGATTTATAAATTCTTTATTTCAAATTATAAAGATGCAATTGAAACTAGTTATTTTGTTAATAATTCAAAAGCTCCAGATTATATTCCCTCTATTGGGGATTACGTTGAAGTCTATGGTGTAGTTAATAATCCATATTCATTTAAAAATGATGGTGGTCCATTAAGTAAAATTATTAAAGCACATTTTTACACAAAAATTGATAATCCAAGAAACAATAAACAAGATAATGCTGATTTTAAAAGAGTTGAATTAAGTGCGCATTCTAAAATGAGTACAATGGATGGAATTTTAGATCCGGCGGAAATTATTAAGATAGCTGAAAAATATGGACATAAAGCAGTTACTTTAATTGATTCCAATGGTGTGCAAGGGTTCCCAGAATTCTTTGCTGCTGCAAAAAAATCAAGTGTAAAGCCAATCTATGGTGCTTCATTTGATGTTATTGATAAGAATCATAATTTCTTATTAAATTACGATGGTATTGATAGAGATATTTTAACTAGTCAATATGTTGTTTTAGATATTGAAACAACCCACTTATCAGCACAATATGGAGAATTAATTGAATTTGGTGCTTCAGTTGTAATTGATGGCGAAATTAAAGAAACACACCAATTTTTTGTTAAAGCTAAAAAACCACTTTCATCTACTACAATTAATTTAACCAACATTACTGATGCTATGTTGGAAAATGAAGGATATGACTTAGATGCAGGGCTAGATAAAATTTATGAAATAATAAATAATCGGATTTGTGTAGCTCACAATGCTCACTTTGACTCGCATTTTATTTATCAAAAATTTATTCAACAAAATAAACCTGTGCCGAAAACATTTTTCATTGATACCTTGATGATTTCAAGATACTTATTTAGTGAAAAAAGAGACCACAACTTGGGGGCATTCTGTGCTAATTTATCAGTACTTTATGATTCACAAGTAGCTCACCGTGCTGACTATGATGCTGATGTCCTTGCACAAGCTTGAATTAAATCAATGTATTTACTTAAAGATCGTGGGATTTTAACATTTAAACAATTAGATAGCATCCAAGATACAAGTATTTATAGCAGAACTCGTTCAAGTCAAGTCACTGTACTTGCTTTAAATCAAACTGGATTAAAAGAACTATTTAATTTAGTTACTTTATCACTTACAGAAAGATATTTTGGTTCACCAAAATTATTTATTGAAGATATTGTTAAAACTCCAAACATTTTAATTGGTTCTGGTGGATTAAAATCTAAATTATTAGATTATTGTTTTTACTCATCAGATATTGCAATAGAATCATGGGCACAAAAATTTGATTACATTGAAATTCCACATATTGGAGCGTTGGATCACTTTGATGATGCGCCGGATAAATTTGATGCTTTTGAAATTAAAGATACTATTGTTAAAATGATTCGTTTAGCTCATAAATTTAACAAGATTCCAGTTGCAATTGGTGATGTTAGATATGAAGATAAAATGGATCAAAATATTTTTAAATGTTTAGTATATTCAAAAGGTATCGGAAATGCATCCCACTTCTTATTTGATTATAAAAAAGCCCAAGGACAAGGGATAAAAATTCCGGATCTTTCATTTTACACAACTGATGAAATGTTAGAAGCTTTTTCATTCTTAAATAATGAAGAATTAGTTAATGATTTAGTAATAAATAATCCAAATGCAATTGCAGATATGGTGCAAGATAAAATTGAAGTTATCCACAATGATTTATACACCCCAAAATTTGATAATTCTAAAGATAAGTTATATGAATTAGTTTATAAAACTGCTCATGAAAAATACGGAGAAGTTTTACCTGAATTAATTGAGGAAAGACTTAAAAAAGAAATCACACCTATTTTAGAGTATGGATTTGATGTTATTTACTGAATTTCACACAAACTTGTTAAGAAGTCACTTGATAATGGATACCTAGTAGGTAGTCGTGGAAGTGTCGGGTCTTCATTAGTTGCTACCATGTCAGGAATTACTGAAGTTAATCCACTTCCTCCTCACTATGTGTGTCCTAAATGTAAGAAATTCCAATTAGCTAATGTTGAAGGCGTTACTTCAGGATTTGACTTAGATGATAAAAAATGTGAACAATGTGGAATTGTTATGGAAAAAGATGGACAAACAATTCCATTTGAAACATTCTTAGGATTTAATGCTGATAAAGTTCCGGATATTGATTTAAACTTCTCCGGAGATTATCAAGCTGAAATCCATAATGAAATTAAGCGACTATTTGGTGCTAGTCACACATTTAGAGCCGGAACAATTTCAACTATCAAAGATAAAACAGCTTATGGATATGTTAAAAAAGCTGTTGAAGAATATGGCTTTAATTTTACTCCATCATATATTGATTTCATATCTAGCCAAATGCAAGGGGTAAAAAGAACAACTGGGCAACACCCTGGGGGAATTATTATTATTCCGAAAGAATATGATGTCGAAGACTTTACTCCAATTAACTACCCCGCTGATGATATTAGTTTGGATTGAAAAACTACTCACTTTGATTTCCATGCTATCCATGATAATGTTTTAAAACTTGATATTTTAGGGCATGTTGATCCAACTGCAATTAGAATGCTTGAAAGATTAACAGGATTAAATGTTAAAAAAGATATACCTAAAAAAGATCCTAAAGTTATGTCACTGTTTAACTCAACCAAAGCTTTAGGAATTGAACCAAAAGATATTGGGGGAGAAATCACAGGAGCTTTAGGGCTTCCTGAATTTGGAACGAACTTTGTTCGCCGTATGTTATATGAAGCAAAAGCTGAATCATTTGCTGATTTAATTTCACTTTCAGGACTTTCACACGGGACTGATGTTTGAACAGGAAATGCACAAAGTTTAATTAAAGAAAGAGGAATGACACTTAAAGATGTTATTTCTTGTCGTGATGATATTATGGTTTACCTTATAAATAAGGGTGTAGATCCTTTATATTCATTCAAAATAATGGAAAAGGTTCGTAAGGGTAAAGGGCTAACTGATGAAGAAGTAGCTCAATTGCAAAAGGATAATGTTCCGGATTGATATATTGAGTCAATGAAAAAAATCAAGTACATGTTCCCTAAAGCCCATGCAACAGCTTATGTTTTAATGGCTTGAAGAATTGCTTGATTTAAACTGTATTATCCATTAGAATATTATGCTACTTACTTTACTACTAGAGTTGAAGAATTTGATTTACAAATTCTTTCTAATGACCATGGCGGAACTAAAATAAATAAAAAGATTAAAGAGTTAGAAGAAACTAAAAATAGAAAAGTAAAAGAAGAAAACTTATTACAAACTTTAGAAATAGCTCGGGAATTATATGCAAGAGGATTTAATATTTCGAATATTGATTTAACAAAATCTCTTGCAACTGAATGAGTTGTTGACCGTGAACACAAAATGTTAATTCCTCCATTTTCTGCTGTAGCTGGACTTGGTGAAGCGGTTGCAAATAAGATAATTCAAGGTAGAGAAGAAAGTGAATATATTTCTAAAGAAGACTTTAAAAAACGTAGTGGTATAAATAATACCTTATATAAGTTTTTAGATGAAGAATTAAAAGTTTTAGAAAACTTAAATGAAACAAACCAAATGAAATTGTTCTAA
- a CDS encoding phosphatidate cytidylyltransferase has product MNITAEKKKNFWLNRFVPAIVIVVILALSLVTFAYSFRPNLYSEFSTAGFWVLRVFSLFLIGAVVAMIFYELSHAYSEMLVPSIILTILYVASMLLGKDFFSQILFGRLGSSYVPVMNIDNIGYLFTEKFEKYIFDYWVLITTFIVALIFLLIRLTVVKNITIKYLIFKTLSLWVISIILTLFVKTFIVLLTQSYGIELILFFIIIASSYDIGGYFGGRFLGHKMFKSKLAPTISPKKTWEGAIIGYIVSFAATMIYIFIAWGIRGKTSDSVAGILLNSSSHFFPYLLSFLFIAPLIALFGDLFFSLVKRRNEIKDFSNILKEHGGLLDRIDSISFVFVFFGILAACSTL; this is encoded by the coding sequence ATGAATATAACAGCTGAAAAGAAAAAGAATTTTTGACTAAATCGTTTTGTACCTGCAATTGTCATTGTGGTAATTTTAGCACTCTCTTTAGTTACTTTTGCTTATTCTTTTAGACCTAATTTATATAGTGAATTTTCAACAGCTGGATTCTGAGTTTTAAGGGTATTTTCATTATTTCTAATTGGTGCTGTAGTTGCGATGATTTTTTACGAACTTTCGCACGCTTATAGTGAAATGTTAGTTCCAAGTATTATATTAACAATACTATATGTAGCTTCAATGCTTTTGGGGAAAGACTTTTTCTCACAAATATTATTTGGTAGATTGGGCTCATCATATGTTCCAGTCATGAATATTGACAACATCGGTTATCTCTTCACAGAAAAATTTGAGAAGTATATTTTTGATTATTGAGTATTAATTACTACTTTTATTGTTGCATTAATTTTCTTATTAATCAGATTAACTGTGGTTAAAAATATAACTATTAAATATTTAATTTTTAAAACTCTTTCTCTTTGAGTTATTTCAATTATTCTAACCTTATTTGTTAAAACTTTTATTGTACTGCTCACACAAAGTTATGGAATTGAACTTATTTTATTCTTTATTATCATCGCTTCATCATACGATATTGGTGGTTACTTTGGTGGAAGATTCCTTGGACATAAAATGTTTAAATCAAAATTAGCTCCAACAATTAGTCCTAAGAAAACTTGAGAAGGAGCAATCATAGGATATATTGTTTCTTTTGCAGCGACTATGATATACATTTTTATTGCATGAGGAATAAGAGGAAAAACCTCTGATAGTGTTGCTGGAATATTATTAAATAGTAGTTCTCATTTCTTCCCATACTTGCTTTCATTCTTATTTATAGCACCATTAATAGCTTTATTTGGAGATTTATTCTTTTCACTTGTTAAAAGAAGAAATGAAATTAAAGATTTCTCTAATATCTTAAAAGAACATGGGGGATTATTAGACAGAATTGATTCTATTTCATTTGTTTTTGTTTTCTTTGGTATTTTAGCTGCTTGTTCAACACTTTAA
- a CDS encoding type III pantothenate kinase, giving the protein MKNKIKVSYLIRDLGNTMLKLLLLDNNHNVIAFEKFLINKTKKQDILDFLKYYQIDADTKVITGSTNPDLRLITQSNEILNDLNIKNNYIVNAKSKVSFNLNEKIDKNTVGVDILAACQYAYNHKLASSWIFMFGSASVAILYHNDTLQGVSIAPGIMQSFEYLGSKIAKLKSNDLIADAALGQDTIQALNSGLFNLMNGFILSHLLSQNPYVGNVITTGGTADLIKDKYDVNQLMILYGYLYIYLNNI; this is encoded by the coding sequence ATGAAAAATAAAATTAAAGTTTCTTATCTTATTAGAGATTTAGGGAACACAATGTTAAAACTTTTATTACTTGATAACAACCACAATGTGATTGCTTTTGAAAAGTTTTTAATTAACAAAACTAAAAAACAAGATATTTTAGATTTCTTGAAATATTATCAAATTGATGCAGATACTAAAGTAATTACTGGAAGTACCAATCCAGATTTAAGATTAATTACTCAGTCAAATGAAATATTAAATGATCTTAATATCAAAAACAACTATATAGTAAATGCAAAAAGCAAAGTTTCATTTAACTTAAATGAAAAAATTGATAAAAATACAGTAGGGGTAGATATTTTAGCTGCTTGTCAGTATGCTTATAACCATAAATTAGCTAGCAGTTGAATTTTCATGTTTGGTTCAGCATCAGTAGCAATTTTATATCACAATGATACCTTGCAAGGAGTTTCGATTGCTCCAGGAATTATGCAATCATTTGAATATTTAGGAAGCAAAATTGCAAAATTAAAATCTAATGATTTAATAGCTGATGCTGCACTAGGACAAGATACCATCCAAGCCTTGAATTCAGGCTTATTTAACTTAATGAACGGATTTATTCTGTCACATCTTTTATCTCAAAATCCATATGTAGGAAATGTAATTACTACAGGAGGAACTGCAGATTTAATTAAAGATAAATATGATGTAAATCAATTAATGATTCTTTATGGATACTTATATATTTATTTAAATAACATTTAA
- a CDS encoding phosphotransferase family protein, which translates to MKQRILIGNTNISYQTDNTMLQTKVVNKFNHKLDYALLEKFDFVPKLIKNTDSEVEWEWIKTQPIVFNKDILKQIADDFKTLHDSALPFPKSNVAARVKEYRKILRERNIRIDVIDEYYKRINLILKNSETNRPLHNDLYIDNILLSQEGKIYFIDWEYASMGDKHFDLAYFICGTNLNEEQERYFLDCYDTYWEEYLIQQKILVYYLTILWDNAQEVKPFDDAECIAKLKETVKLYEYKKNNKLFRQ; encoded by the coding sequence ATGAAGCAAAGAATTTTAATCGGAAATACTAATATTTCATATCAAACAGACAATACAATGTTGCAGACTAAAGTTGTAAATAAATTTAATCACAAATTAGATTATGCATTACTTGAAAAATTTGATTTTGTGCCTAAATTAATTAAAAATACTGACAGCGAAGTTGAATGGGAATGAATCAAAACTCAACCAATAGTTTTTAACAAAGACATCTTAAAACAAATAGCGGATGATTTTAAAACTCTGCATGATTCCGCTTTACCATTTCCTAAATCTAATGTTGCCGCTAGAGTTAAAGAATATCGCAAAATCCTTAGAGAAAGAAATATTAGAATCGATGTGATTGATGAATATTACAAAAGAATTAATTTAATTCTTAAAAACTCAGAAACTAATCGTCCATTACATAATGATTTATATATTGATAATATTTTGCTTTCACAAGAAGGTAAAATCTACTTTATTGATTGAGAATACGCTTCAATGGGTGATAAACATTTTGATTTAGCTTACTTTATTTGCGGAACAAATCTTAATGAAGAACAAGAAAGATACTTCTTAGATTGTTATGATACATATTGAGAAGAATATTTAATTCAACAAAAGATATTAGTCTACTACCTTACAATCCTATGAGATAATGCTCAAGAGGTAAAACCATTTGATGATGCAGAATGTATTGCAAAATTAAAAGAAACTGTTAAGTTATATGAATATAAGAAAAACAATAAATTATTTAGACAATAA
- the tyrS gene encoding tyrosine--tRNA ligase, translating to MTIIEDLKQRGILKAISSEEKFNNLPQGAAVYCGFDPTATSLHLGNYIQIANLIRFKNHGFKVYALLGGATGMIGDPSFKDAERQLLDNETILNNKNHIKAQLESFGLEVIDNYDFYKDMNILEFLRSVGKLVNVSYMLAKDSVASRIDKGLSFTEFSYQLIQGWDFLSLYKDKNVMIQFGGSDQWGNITTGLDMISTMFGNEHKALAITANLLTDANGNKFGKSTGGGSLWLDSDKTKPYIMYQFLLNQPDSEVEKLLNWLTFLDKVEIDEILKLHNENPAARIAQKALAFNVIKQVHNEEEAKKAHLASTILFSKDLNLTEIAVDEIEMLQDVLNTIELKQNENLVSQLIAQGILKSKREAKEFIQNKALKVNLIPVDEESNLTSEIWNKKYALLHVGKKHIYLVKLVA from the coding sequence ATGACAATAATTGAAGATTTAAAACAACGTGGAATTTTAAAAGCTATTAGTAGCGAAGAAAAATTTAATAATTTACCTCAAGGAGCTGCAGTTTACTGTGGATTTGACCCAACTGCAACTTCACTTCATTTAGGTAACTACATTCAAATAGCTAATTTAATTAGATTTAAAAATCATGGGTTTAAAGTTTATGCTCTTCTTGGAGGAGCAACAGGAATGATTGGAGATCCATCATTCAAAGATGCTGAAAGACAACTTTTAGATAATGAAACTATTTTAAATAATAAAAATCATATTAAAGCACAACTTGAAAGCTTTGGACTTGAAGTAATTGATAACTATGACTTCTACAAAGATATGAACATTCTTGAATTCTTAAGAAGTGTTGGAAAATTAGTTAATGTTTCTTACATGCTTGCGAAGGATTCAGTTGCCTCAAGAATTGATAAAGGATTATCATTTACTGAATTTTCATATCAATTAATCCAAGGTTGAGACTTTTTATCATTATACAAAGATAAAAACGTAATGATTCAATTTGGTGGTTCCGATCAATGAGGTAATATAACCACTGGATTAGATATGATTTCTACTATGTTTGGAAACGAACATAAAGCGCTTGCTATTACAGCTAACTTACTTACTGATGCAAATGGGAATAAATTTGGTAAATCAACTGGTGGTGGTTCACTTTGACTTGATAGTGATAAAACTAAACCTTACATTATGTATCAATTTTTACTTAATCAACCTGATAGCGAAGTTGAAAAACTTCTTAACTGATTAACATTTTTAGATAAAGTGGAAATTGATGAAATTTTAAAATTACATAATGAAAATCCAGCTGCTAGAATTGCACAAAAAGCCCTTGCATTTAATGTTATTAAGCAAGTTCATAATGAAGAAGAAGCTAAAAAAGCTCATCTAGCTTCAACAATTCTTTTTAGTAAAGATTTAAATTTAACTGAAATTGCTGTTGATGAAATTGAAATGTTACAAGATGTATTAAATACTATTGAATTAAAGCAAAATGAAAACTTAGTTAGTCAGCTTATTGCTCAAGGAATTTTAAAATCAAAACGTGAAGCTAAAGAATTTATCCAAAATAAAGCTTTAAAAGTAAATTTAATTCCAGTTGATGAAGAATCAAATTTAACTTCAGAAATCTGAAATAAAAAATATGCTTTATTACACGTTGGTAAAAAGCATATCTATTTAGTTAAATTAGTAGCTTAG
- the tapR gene encoding TyrS-associated PheT N-terminal domain-related protein TapR produces the protein MILFNNLNKTFTNTSVIFVDSRIKKTNQIAKDDLVFFVDENHNISSINVLDNNKYYISDETKFGYITSKTLDLIQQKANELNLILSNEPKFIYGLIKERKAHPKSERLFVLQVHISPEKEIQLVTNTLDSQEGKVVVLALPGSVTKAGTDVVAGEIMGVKSYGMLTGYQTLGFDKEGLIFGDASLIGKDFEFK, from the coding sequence ATGATATTATTCAATAATTTAAACAAAACATTTACTAATACTTCAGTTATTTTTGTGGATTCAAGAATCAAAAAAACTAATCAAATTGCTAAGGATGATTTAGTCTTTTTTGTTGATGAAAACCACAATATTTCAAGTATTAACGTATTAGATAATAATAAATATTACATTAGCGATGAAACTAAATTTGGCTATATTACTTCAAAAACTTTAGATTTAATTCAACAAAAGGCTAATGAATTAAATTTAATTCTTTCAAATGAACCTAAATTTATTTACGGTTTAATTAAAGAAAGAAAAGCACATCCAAAAAGTGAAAGACTTTTTGTGCTTCAAGTGCACATTTCTCCTGAAAAAGAAATTCAATTAGTAACAAACACCTTAGATTCACAAGAAGGTAAAGTTGTAGTTTTAGCTCTACCAGGTAGTGTTACAAAAGCTGGAACTGATGTAGTTGCTGGTGAAATTATGGGAGTAAAAAGTTATGGTATGCTAACCGGATATCAAACACTTGGATTTGATAAAGAAGGATTAATTTTTGGAGATGCTAGCCTGATAGGAAAGGACTTTGAATTTAAATAA
- a CDS encoding DegV family protein — translation MKNIAIIVDSSCGLTKQQVEALGWHFLPLKIELDGKIYNDGDDLHSNKLFEVFSLQTQSYKTSCTPIGYVEELVEKLSQDHDYVVVFPISKYLSSQYQNIKGLESLYPKLRVFESEYIAILLTFQVFKFLDLVKQGLDVEDALHQAEAWDENMFVSLIPKYNDYLVKGGRLSPSAATVAKLLKIVPIIQFHKGKLEKEGKGRVFLKTVLNKSDEKAADNDDDILILQNDCAETSEVISHLKNSYPNRVFQSCLPNCISIHTGPEAIVVIKLGRKLSNEEIEVLECKK, via the coding sequence ATGAAAAATATAGCGATTATAGTTGACTCATCTTGTGGTTTAACCAAACAACAGGTTGAAGCATTAGGATGACATTTTTTACCCTTAAAAATAGAACTTGATGGAAAAATTTATAATGATGGAGATGATTTACATAGCAATAAATTATTTGAAGTTTTCTCTCTTCAAACTCAAAGCTACAAAACATCATGTACTCCAATTGGATATGTAGAAGAATTAGTTGAAAAATTATCACAAGATCATGATTATGTTGTGGTATTTCCGATTTCTAAATATTTGTCTTCACAATATCAAAATATCAAAGGACTTGAGTCTTTATATCCTAAACTTAGAGTATTTGAATCTGAATATATTGCAATACTGCTTACATTCCAAGTCTTTAAATTCCTTGATTTAGTTAAACAAGGACTTGATGTTGAGGATGCCTTACACCAAGCTGAAGCCTGAGATGAAAATATGTTTGTGTCTTTAATTCCTAAATACAATGATTATTTGGTTAAAGGTGGTAGACTTTCACCTTCTGCAGCTACAGTAGCTAAATTACTTAAAATTGTTCCTATTATTCAATTCCACAAAGGTAAACTTGAAAAAGAAGGAAAAGGAAGAGTATTCCTTAAAACTGTTTTAAATAAATCAGATGAAAAAGCCGCTGATAATGATGATGATATTTTAATCTTGCAAAACGATTGTGCCGAAACAAGTGAAGTTATTTCTCACTTAAAAAATTCATATCCTAATCGTGTATTCCAAAGTTGCTTACCAAATTGCATTTCAATTCACACCGGACCTGAAGCTATTGTGGTTATTAAACTTGGAAGAAAACTTTCAAACGAAGAAATCGAAGTATTAGAATGCAAAAAATAA
- the tsaE gene encoding tRNA (adenosine(37)-N6)-threonylcarbamoyltransferase complex ATPase subunit type 1 TsaE: MQKIICNNLQDLNNFIQDNLKLFKEKKIILLNGDLGAGKTTFVRLLAKHLGIKDNITSPSFSYMKNYSGLIHIDLYNYQGDIEEFEDYFEDNVVAIEWANLKKYQFDSFVEIDASINRELQHVFEITEVR, translated from the coding sequence ATGCAAAAAATAATTTGTAACAACCTGCAAGATTTAAACAATTTTATCCAAGACAACTTAAAACTATTTAAAGAAAAGAAAATTATTCTTTTAAATGGTGATTTAGGAGCTGGAAAAACCACATTTGTTCGTTTACTTGCTAAACATTTAGGAATTAAAGATAACATCACTTCACCAAGCTTTTCTTATATGAAAAATTATTCAGGTTTAATTCATATAGATTTATACAACTACCAAGGTGATATCGAAGAATTTGAAGATTATTTTGAAGATAATGTTGTAGCAATTGAGTGAGCTAATTTAAAGAAATATCAATTTGATAGTTTTGTAGAAATAGACGCTTCTATTAATCGTGAACTTCAACACGTTTTTGAAATTACAGAGGTAAGATAA
- the tsaB gene encoding tRNA (adenosine(37)-N6)-threonylcarbamoyltransferase complex dimerization subunit type 1 TsaB: protein MNVFLDTSSQDFVLVLFDQEFRVLDFILLKGYKKKVELITQQFAILLERNNLAIQNINALYTNVGPGFFTGIRSSLVFFRTLALLNNIKMYITTTMDLIKVQYPNTKIAYTDAQGNKLYQYEFDKYDVSNFHNCISVVENHNQTLNNINYDEMIKNFAAYKNCFRFAETMEIEALYIKLPQIGGVK, encoded by the coding sequence ATGAATGTATTTTTAGACACATCAAGTCAAGATTTTGTCCTAGTATTATTCGATCAAGAATTTCGTGTTCTTGATTTTATTCTTTTAAAGGGATATAAGAAAAAAGTCGAACTAATCACTCAACAATTCGCTATTTTACTTGAAAGAAATAATCTTGCAATCCAAAATATTAATGCATTATATACTAATGTTGGTCCTGGATTTTTCACCGGAATTAGAAGCTCACTTGTTTTCTTTAGAACTTTAGCTTTATTAAACAACATTAAAATGTATATTACAACTACAATGGATTTAATTAAAGTGCAATATCCAAACACTAAGATTGCTTACACCGATGCACAAGGAAATAAATTATATCAATATGAATTTGATAAATATGATGTTAGCAACTTTCACAACTGTATTTCAGTAGTAGAAAATCATAATCAAACTTTAAATAATATTAATTATGATGAGATGATTAAAAATTTTGCTGCATATAAAAATTGTTTTAGATTTGCAGAAACAATGGAAATTGAAGCTTTATACATAAAACTTCCACAAATAGGAGGTGTTAAATAG